GCAGTCTGCTTATTGAGAGCATACCTATCATCCATTTCATCGGACCATACACAAATGGATGGCACATAACAAATACAAGGAAGGTTTTGATGGGCTACCTGGGGTATAGAATGTATGTTGTAACCTCACAACTTTACACTCTTAAATTTAAACACTCATTTGGTCTATGACCTGTATCATTACTTTCTGTCAATTAAGgatatttttgtgataaattCAGACCACAAGAATTACATGCATTCACAATTCATCCAGAAGAGTTTTAACGATGCAAATACCGTTTCAGCGCATTCGTCATCTAACATGTGACAAAAGCAACCAGTACAGTAAAAACTCTAAAAGTTAGCAATGTTATGATTATGatactttattaatttatagagttgtTAGTTTATGAaaagtttctcttttttttttagtttttttttctatcttataatatatttttgcacaaaataagtaaaaaatagttGATTTTACCCTATacacattaattaaattttagaaattcgACTTTcatattaatttgattatattatttggtgtacacaaaatatgtttcatataattaaaatgaggatttagatataattttactaaatataatcaaaatatattgaagtattaagaaaaaatagaaataatttcATTGTAATTATAATACAAACAATAAAGTATTttgtttgtacttatataaaatatatatatatatatatatataatattaatttataatttaacggaaaaatatatttacatagaattttctagaatattattcttttattattttatcgatctgtgtcatattttaaaccgttcgaactAGGAActgaataaatttatttaattatcatgtttattaatttatcaaatatttatagagTTTATATTATACATTAGGGGATAGACTAGCACAAAGTTTTCAGACTCAACTGCCTCAGGTCATCCACAAGAGACATAATTGTCAGTTGGGAAGCAAAGTCGAATTAGAGTATATACTTGAAGACAAAAAATACCTAATATGACTTAGGGAGTTTGAAATATGTCTGAGACGGGATGTGTAATTCCCGTCCCCCAAATCATACTCTTGTGCCCTAACTTGAACAACAAGAAACACATGCATATACTGAAAAGAAAAGAGGGAAATGGGTGAATAACATACAGTCATTCAGTGAGGATGGTCATTTCTGCCCACATGATTCCTAACATTATTAACCAACTTGCATGCGAAAATACTAGTCCTAGAACATTCATCACCCAACATATTAAGCAATTAACAAACATAACACATCATTTATTTCAATACACATTCATTAACCGCATTAACATTTGTCATCTCATAACCATTTCcaatattaataataacatGACAACTTAGGCTGGCCGTCACCTCGAAAGGTCGTACGTCACCTTGGGCTCGTCAGCCGGTTTACAGGCTTTGACGGAATCGCCATGTCCTCGTCCTCAGTCCGACTTTACACATTTAATATTTACCTAACAACTTCATCACTTATCACTTTAACATTTATCAACTAACAGATCGTCATCAACATTATCATCACAAATAAtcatcaaacaatcaaacataCCAAATTCCTAGACCTAGCATTTAAGAATACAACTtgactaataataataaaagtccACGGATCGCACCCCCACCTTTGCCTTAAGGTTGAAAGTGGATTCTGAAACTAGCGGGTTGACACTCTGTTCTAGTGATCTGAAACTGCGTTTGCGTTCGAAACGAATTAGGGTTTCTGGTTTTGATAGAACAAGATGATTCTTGTCCAGGAAGCAAGGCGAATAAATATTTGCTCTTACCTCTAAACAAGATGACGTTAACAGATGTAGATTACTTGCAGCTAGATCTTTCAAGAGACATCTTACTCGCGTCCTAACTCTCACTGGTTCACCGGGAACTTTCTCACAAAACCTCTATGTGAAACTGGAATAATAGATTTCAGACTTAGAAATTCTGGATTCAGAAAACAGTGATTTTTCTCCAAATTGTAGATCGAATAACTTCAATAGTTTACCTCGTAATGAAGCGATCTTAGTGGCTATAGAAAGCTGGTAACGTcagctttttaaaaatatcacgAACGTCACCTAACTCCTTCTGTATCAACCAGAAACCGCTTCCCAATATGGCTCTGCGAAACAGAAAAACCAGATCTGAACCGATTTCAGAAACGTAATGGTTTTCTCTTAACTTGTAGATTGAGTAACTAACTGAGATTACCTCGTAATTGAGATCCGAAAGTTGTTGTGTCTTCCTTGCAACGAGATCTATCAATCCAACTTTAGTTCTTTGCCTAACACTTTCGTATCTGATCGCAAACGTCTCTCCAAAATCCCAACTTAGCACTGATATCTCAGAGTAACTGCAGGCTTGTTGTCGGTTATTTTGGCAGAGCTTCGCCGTAAAATTtgtctctcccttctctcctggtcGTGCCTTCAATATATACGTAGAAGAGTTTAGGATTCAGATCAtccaaaattactaaaatacccTTTTTAAGGTTTTGGTTTAAAATATAGACTTTAtgtttatggttttaaaatttgCTGGGTTTGGGCCGTGACAGGATGGTTGAAAGGACACTCTTCGGCATATGACAACCTTGCCCGTCGGAGACATATATCATGTTAACCAGCCACTGGATTTTTGTTTAATCTGATCCACCATAGAAGCGAATAAGTCTTCTTTTCTTGTTTCAAAATGTTTCGGAATTCCTAAGAACTTGTCCACTCCTCCCTTCTTTTTGATCCAGAAGACCTGTAGTATTTGCCGGCAAAAACGCTAGTTGTTAAATCAAATTAAGAGgtactatttaaaatttgttagcATGTATCCATGAATTATAAGAAACTTCAGTAGAAAATGAATAgaatttaattaatacaaaaaaaCATTCTACCAACTTCATTCTTTataataacatataatatatgtatatattgatatatgtGGCTATAATCAAAATAgcaaatcaatatatatatttcatagtaTACATCAATTATTCTCTAATATCTTCATTATTtggcaaaaaaattatatacagcTAACCAACtcttattcaaatatattacaTTTCCAAAGAAACTGGTAGATTGCAATTGCGACTAATTAAGACGCATTTCAATTTTACTTGTTATACAACTTCgaagttttgaaaaaaattgattaaacatttttattacAATTCACCTAAAATCTAGTGTTTAATTATAGAAAATTTCCTGATCGAGaacgaaaaaaatatataactaaaataagtTAACTTTTGggtcaaaatattatataatacagTAAATTTGTTGACAAATTAAGAGAACGGTAAATTTAAGTTCTTAACATATTATTGAATTACAAAagtcaaagaaaataaaattaaaaaggaaagtataTTATGCTTAATAAACAGTCATAAATGCAATAAACAAACAAAGCCAACAACTTCCATAATCTACAACTTTATGTTTAATCCAATGGTTAACAATTAAACTAGGTAACTATGCATTACCTTTAGCACATGCTTCAACCTATGCCTTTCATTAATAGAACTTCTTATAATTCTCTCTCAACTCTTAAAATTTCTTCACCTTGGTCTGAACTAagatttatctaatctatcACAGTCATAAGCTTATTTGATTACGAGGACGAGGAGAATCAAAGCAAAATGTTTCCATCGCCACAGCCGCATCACCCACAAGGGATGATGACACTATACACACCTGCATTTTTAATGTCGCATCATATGATGTATGCGTCACCGCCACCGCCTTACTCGCCTAATCATCAATATTTGAATCATAACCCGAATCACGAATCTCGTGGTGACGAATATCAGAACACATCTAACAGCGAGAAAAAAACCATTTGGATTGGTGATTTGCATCATTGGATGGATGAGAATTATCTTAAATGTTCTTTTGCTTCGGTCGGCGCGgtatgctctctctctctctatttataTTCGCTAACTAACAtaataattcttttatttttgataagtGTTGTCGTCATGCTTAAGTGTTGACTGTATAGATTTGACCTTTGAAATTTGTTATCGTTTTTATATAACACAACACACATTTTATTATTCATTGTTATGGAACATGAGgttgtaataaaaatatttgcttttaagataatataattgGGTCATTAAATTGTCAACTTTAATCATAGCAAATTAGCTTTTAAAGTAATCTATTTGTTGCATAACTCTGAcgattttaatgatgattttaaTGAAGCCTCGTTCCAAAAAAAGTAATCtatttgtgtttttaaattGTCAACTtctttcatattatatataaggtTGGAATTTTCAACATTTATCTTAGTATCTATGTGTCTCattgatttgatatatataaatatattttactcatgtttgatgtataatattttggttaAGGTTATTAAAAACAAGTgcaatgtatatttttatactaatattttctAGCTTGAATTTTTCATGACATTCGATGCTTAAATCttcttacaaatattttcttactTTTGTTCTATTCTACATTTATAGGGTTTTCTTTTGTATGTTTATGCGGTGGTGCATGAGTTTGTTCATAGAACTGTTATGTTTGTAAGTAATTTATTTCCATACGATTTGTCAACTCTCTTCATAGAAATAGCTTTTGAAATTATCTAGTTTTTGATTCTCACATCATTTTTCTTTCGTGTTCATTGGTTCTGAATGTGTGCGACTCATATGATATATGTATCTCTTGGGTAGTATTTTTCTGTTTCAGTTTTTCATATCTTGTAATGTTTTGACCTTCCTAAAAGATATATTACTTTAATCTTGTTTATTCGGTTATGGGATTTCTGGTTATGGAGTCTGAGGTGGTCGATAATAATGGTAGCTTTTTTTGTAATCTACTTGCCTACTGAATTTTCCAACTAGAAACACAGGAATTTATCATCGGAATTTAGCTGTACAAATAATCTTATTGTGAAATTTTCCCATTTATCAGTGTATCTTTTTGCATTTGGTTCCAAATAAGTATATTTGTGTTTATGTATTGATTGTTAGTATTTTAGACATGTAATCATAGTTAATTTACTGCTTCGGTTTtcagtttattttaatatttggacCATCTTAAAATGTTTTCTCTCCTTTTACCTTCTTAACACAATTATTGGATTTTTTCGTTTCTTGATGGCTATAAACACAAGGTCGTGAGTAAAtgatatcttttaatataatctctattttcctctaaatatatcaatttttatCTTAGAAACTTAGATTTTAAAgtacattttatattttcatatgatcTATGTTTCTTGTTAATTTTGTTCTAACTTCTAAATATGTGTAACCACGTTTTGATTCAGGTGGTTTCGATCAAGGTTATCCGCAATAAGCACACTGGTTTATCTGAAGGCTATGGCTTTGTGGAGTTTCTTTCGCATGATGTGGCTGATAAAGTTTTGAAGAAGTTTAATGGAACATATATGCCGAATACAGATATGCCTTTCCGTTTAAATTGGGCCAGTTCTAGCACCGGCGAGGAGAATGAACATGAGCTCTCTATTTTTGTGGGGGATTTGGCGCCAGATGTCTCTAATTCTCTATTGTACAACACCTTTTCAGAGATCTATCCTTCGGTTAGAGCTGCAATAGTTATCATAGATACATATACTGGTATATCAAAGGGTTTCGGTTTTGTGAGGTTTGGAGATGTAAACGAGAGGACCAAAGCAATGACAGAAATGCATGGCGTAAAATGTTCTAACAGAGCTATGCGAATAGGTCCTGCAACACCTAAGGAGACAACAAGTTTTCGACaacaaggttttttttttctttcgactTTTCAAtcttttgatttatatatagttgtagttttgggttcggtttattcCTAAAAAGGCAACTGGATATTTATCTTATTAAGGTAGAAGTACTTTAAGTTTTTGTTCGAAAACATAGATagtagtaaaaaataaatataatgacGTTTGAAAACATGGATATCAATAAGTTAGGAAATAAAAAGTAATGacttatgctattaaaaaaattggaactccattacattatattaatctatcttattaaagtagaggtacttaaaacttttgtttggaaacatggatagtagtaaaaaataaacataatgttgtttggaaacatagatatcAGTAAGTtaggaaataaaaataacatgcttatgatattaaaaaaattggaagttcattacattatattaaaaagtaatgggcttatgttacttgatatacatattcaaatcaaaataataatttaaaattaatttatatcaaaaatttatttaaaaatatacatatattcaaaaattgatttttactatcatattttctaataaccattataaaaatgttttcaatatatttaagaaaaatacaatacaaagcccaatttcaaacaccaaattaaattatgatttttatatttcacattgaaatataagatagatattattaattataagattacttatttgatggtacgtataaaatatgattaattatatgataacaaatatttttgtaacatatgatgacacatataagatatataatagtgattaggggtgaGCATTCAAGTTCGTTTTCGGGTctgtttgggatttcgtgttcgatacagatctttgaggatttggttcggatttggataaccaatttaaattattttttaaaaattaaaatttatcatgggttttaattttttaaaaatatataaacaatataatatattacatataaatttgaataacatatgtcatagtacctaacttaacatataaattggtttggtttaaatatttggatacaaaattaataattatttaagtatttttggagttttgagtatattttaactattttagatatttacgtttgattatttgtatatattttcaagtatttaaacgaacttaaaagtatatatcatatatattctggatgtttttatatatattaaatctaaaaataattaatatatataagtatataaatctattttggatacccaaaatacttcggttcggatcggattaggtttcagttcttcaaataccaaaattttgaataattcggatatttaaacaattttggttcggatttagtattacttattcggattgggatcggttcggttcttcgaattcgagttttttgctcaaccctaaatagtgatataaaaaaacaaatagcatcatatttttttaaatacattcgCGCGggtgcgcggatcaaaatctagtatcatATTAAAATTAACTGAAACTAATATGTTGGATATGGCAGGAATGTACATGATAAATGATGCAATAAGTTATCCTGCTGGGGATGCAAcggtaatttattattttcctttgtgtttttttttctccctcTCATGTGAATATTATAGataagtttattttttgtttgtttcccattaatatataatatagatatttgtCGGAGGACTTGACTCTAGTGTCACTAGCGAAGATCTAAAGCAACCTTTCTCTGCGTATGGGGAAATAGTCTCTGTCAATATTCCTCTTGGCAAAGAATGTGGATTTGTTCAATTTGTTAATAGGTAACATACTATACCTTAACTAAGATAGTAAACCATGATTTAAGTAATTATATAGATGTTTCTTTGTCACCATCTCGCTGTAGTCATATTTGATAATTTGCTTGCAGACAAAATGCAGAGGAGGCTTTGAAGAAACTAAATGGGACTGTAATTCAAAACCGTAGAGTTCGGCTTGCTTGGGGACAAAATAAGCTGGTAAATCCAAAATTTTCTCTTTTCTATTATAAAGATTTTCCTTATGTTAGTACACTTATGTGATCCCAATATGAGATGAACTTTGTTTTCCGGTTTAAATCATCAACGTTGCACTGATAATACATTATAAGGTTGTGTAtttggtttaatttttgttttgttttgaaagcTCGGACTCTTTATGTATTAACTAAAAATGATAAACacttactttttaatataactaAAAGTGTTTTTCTGGCAGTAAGGTTTCAATAAAGCTATAAATCCTCTTTGATTTTAATGGTTTTTATTGTGTTTCAGCCTAGATATAACTATGGAAACCAGTGGTTTGGGGCATACTATGGAGGACAGCATTACAATGGGTATGGATACATGGTACCGCAACCTCATGACCCGAGAATGTATGCAGTTGCACCTTATGGAGGGTATCCAATGTATGGTGGTCCCCAGCAACAAGTTAGCCGAGGAAATTGACCTGAGTACATACAGAGGCAAAACTCACTCAACTATAGGTGATGACCAGAggggaaagaaataaaaaaagtgTCTCACATTTTGTCTATCCTTAGAATTTATGGTTTGTCTTGTAGTGGGAAAATGAGTTTTGTGAAAACTGTAGCAATAATTTAAGAGAGACATGGATTTggtttgttgatttgttttttttcttgatgttCTTTTTACTATGGAACTTGTTAAACATAAGGATGAAGTGGGTTGcactatttgattatttttccttttttagtttcttttattgAAAAACTATTTCATTTAGTTAATGTTATGGATTGAATTTGAACAATCAGGCTAAACTTATTGTTGCGTATGGAGGAAATAATCAACATCAAAGATCCAAGGGAAACACAgaaccatgtttttttttaaggcaAGTATGCTGAAGAAGTATGGAAGGCACCTGTATTTAAACTGTTGGGATCAGAGTACACGGCTTCATGGAGATCTATATTGGATATCCACTCTGTTCCTTCTTCACTATACTTTCCAACTATCTACACTCGATATGGAGCGAAAGAAATGGTAGAAAGCATGGGGAGCAACATAATACTGCCTCACAAATGGTTCAGTACATTGACAAGAATGTAAGGAACAAGGATACATGGCGACCTGTTTGTGGCAAGGGGCTTAGGATAGAAACACTGCTTAtttctattaaattttaataacaaggTCACATTTATTGTAAGTTGTAACAATGTTTTTTTGACTGAAATAAACTTTACAttccttcaaaaaaaaaaaaaaaatcaacatcatatcttctagtTATAGTAAAATGAGCTTGGTATCTTTTAGGGCATCAAtccatttatttatatttagttgTAGTCTTGTTTTCAGTTTATTCCTAGGAAGACAACTGGATTTATCATGTCAAAGTTAACTCAAATTAATATGTCGGATATGGCAGGATTATACATGACAAATGGTGGTGACATGTCCTGCTGGGGACTCTATATGCAACGGTAAATATTATCGACCACAAAGAGTGCCAGTAGCCTTAGTTCAACCCATCATCCATCTCCTTCAAGTGATCCAAGGTCGTAGCAGGGAGAAAAATGTTCCCAATGAGGTTCTTGAAGTTGACAAGAAGACCCTTCCTTCCGCCTGGGAGCTCAATGATCACAGGTTTGCCTAGAGGCAAGTACTTAGTTCTCTCTAGACTGAATGGTTTCAATGGCAAGGTTGAGTTTTTCAATGTGGATATAGACTCAAGACTTAAGAAACATTTGTACTTTTGAAGGCAAAAAATGTCACATTGGACCCAACTAAAAGGTGCAACATTATGTTTTTCTTGTTCTAATTTGCAGAAAATgctatttgttttcttttatttctctcCAGGTGTGTTACAACTGTGCTGATAGCCCGGGAGATGGAGGATGGTTTTAAGAACGGGTACCCTTGTGCATCTCCTGAGGAACCAGAGAATGGGTTTAAAATGCGGCGTTCAAGCCGAAGCTTCTTTACTGACacttattttcagttttttttaaaaaaaatataagtaacaTCCCGATCCCGAGTTGTAATATATGGAAAGGCTTAACataattgatttggctacctgtgtcaccaaagttgacttacatTTTCCATCatacatccgtttagaactccagagttaagtgTGGTTGGGCTGGAGTAGtgaaaggatgggtgacctatcgggaggTGATACCGTGCGAGAGAAGCCAAAACACAAGAttggtcgggtggtgattgcagggttaGTAAACAAGACTTTCAGGCCTTAGAAAAATTATGCACCACTCGTCAGACGGGATGGGTCAGACGGGATGGGTCAGACGAGATGGCCCaagggccgagagagcgggcatGTGTGGCACATTAGCCGTGGGAGATCGGGCGTTATAAGTGGcatcagagctggttagccatctcgttctgacctgagaggcgtcttgagacctgtcgtggggCCAACAAGGGCGTTCCGTTCTTTGAGAGCTAATGAATTGTAatatcccgagttgtgatatgtggaAAGGCTTAAGATAATttatttggctacctatgtcactgatatcactcaaataaCTCCAAGGAGTgacttttactctctcaaataagaggttcagtcatatatagtacttagggatcaaatccacaaggagctagggcacacaatagatcCTAATATGtctatgattaagctaggcaaaaGAGTAAATCAACAAACAGAAGAAGTGAACAATGTAGTTGTTCAATTGATTTATTGATTGGTTGAAGTTGTAAACAAAGCTAGATCTAGAGGTTTAGTTAATCAAGATTATAATGATTTAGATTCTTAGGTTGTCAATCCTAGAACTCGAATTCTAATGAGAAAGTATTCAACCTTCCGTGTGCGAATCAATCCTATTGACTAAATCCAAAATCTCAGTTGTCGCTTGTTGATATGGATaaaacgtcgatcgatgctataaGACTATGGTCGATCAATGTTTCCTTAAGCAAGCTTTAGCGAGTTGATTGATAGGGTAGTAACCCTCCCGAAGGGGTAAAATGGTCGAGATCGACAAAGACAAAATCCGGAGCCTAGCTTTTGGGAGTCTACCTATTTGGAAgaatgttgagttttgatcgcataaaacttgacatgattcgaagaaaagagaagattggtcgagcatcTACTTGGTGGTTGAATAGTGGGCGATAAAGATCGATAGAGAAATTCTAAAGTACgaggtggtcgaagaattgatcgTGGGTGAGCCATGAGTCGAATAAGCTGCTCGACCATGGTTAGCTAGtatcttagattgatcagacggacgttttggaagcatacaATTTTTGCAAGCACGACGTTTTAGAAAAACGACGTTTCTTAAGCACGAAGTTTTCCGCAAAAAttcgtatcagcggaatattatttcgaaGACATCGGAAGCAGGATGGAAATTAAGCAGGATGAGAAGTAAGCACGatgggatcgaagcacgacggaaaaacccgaaattggacgaaaaccctaatttctgtATTATGGAAGTTTTCGatgaagccggaggctcgggaaatatttaccgTCAAGATCAGAATTCAGTCTggattttatcaaaattattcaGCGGAAGTAAAAATAATctggattgatcgcgggtcgaAAATATGCCGGAAGGACCGAAATCAgacgaatggaccgagaagctcgaggtggctcaaTGCATGTgatcagaacgtggtgtcaaacATCTAAGAAGATGAGTGtctacagaagctcgaggtgtggCCGTGCATGAAGCAGGAGCACGCGAACTGACATGTGGAACACGAGGtcgatcgaccaagcacgaggagTCGCCGCACATgtaaccgaagcatgctgatcgacatgtgtgtactggtgtggcgccttgcatgtaCTCCAGGCATGCATACTGACATGTGGGAGGAGGTGTGTTGTCCTGCATGAGGCTGAGACATGCAGCCatccatgtggagcacgaggtaccgccgcgcatgcgtctggagccatgcggagcgacacacgggctgccaccaacctgaagctgattggctgctgtcttctataaataccccaTGACCCCATCTCATTTAaacacatccagacctgtccaaaccaccTTAAAAATGtcagagaaaagtagaaaaagaaagcaaaagtTTCCAACTTTTTAGAGATTTCGatgaactgtccagaagctaaagaAGGTTCTGTCCAAATCTAGATCAGTCCGTCCAGACGTGTCCATTTCTATATGATCAAGCCGAGGTTATGTCCAAGTCGAGATCAGTTCAGTCTAGTCCCATCAAGTTGTCAATGTTGGggtttggccaagtcctctccgatcaaccagctgattctcgcctagaacagtgtgagttggtttgtttgaattctaCTTGAAATTTAGgatagttttgtgagttggttttgtttgaattc
This Brassica napus cultivar Da-Ae chromosome C6, Da-Ae, whole genome shotgun sequence DNA region includes the following protein-coding sequences:
- the LOC106404308 gene encoding polyadenylate-binding protein RBP47C-like, which gives rise to MFPSPQPHHPQGMMTLYTPAFLMSHHMMYASPPPPYSPNHQYLNHNPNHESRGDEYQNTSNSEKKTIWIGDLHHWMDENYLKCSFASVGAVVSIKVIRNKHTGLSEGYGFVEFLSHDVADKVLKKFNGTYMPNTDMPFRLNWASSSTGEENEHELSIFVGDLAPDVSNSLLYNTFSEIYPSVRAAIVIIDTYTGISKGFGFVRFGDVNERTKAMTEMHGVKCSNRAMRIGPATPKETTSFRQQGFFFLSTFQSFDLYIVVVLGSVYS